In Streptomyces sp. NBC_00448, the following are encoded in one genomic region:
- the rocD gene encoding ornithine--oxo-acid transaminase, with amino-acid sequence MTNDEPGTSASGSAPAPDSTATDREIAVVEEYSAHNYHPLPVVVASAEGAWVTDIDGRRYVDMLAGYSALNFGHGNPRLIAAAKAQLDRVTLTSRAFHHDRFGEFCRGLAELCGKDMVLPMNTGAEAVETAVKTARKWGYQVKGVPDGRAKIVVAEGNFHGRTTTIVSFSTDPEARADFGPYTPGFTIVPYGDLAAMEAAVDDDTVAVLIEPIQGEAGVLVPPPGYLAGVRRLTRERGVLFVADEIQSGLGRTGRTFACEHEDVVPDVYVLGKALGGGVVPVSAVVASRDVLGVFHPGEHGSTFGGNPLACAVGIEVVDMLRTGEYQQRAAELGDHLHRELAAIASGGAVTAVRGRGLWAGLDVDPSLGSGRALTERLLRRGVLAKDTHGSTIRLAPPLTISKEDLDWSLERLRDALT; translated from the coding sequence GTGACGAACGACGAACCCGGCACCTCGGCTTCCGGCAGCGCCCCGGCTCCCGACAGCACCGCGACCGACCGTGAGATCGCGGTCGTCGAGGAGTACAGCGCGCACAACTACCACCCGCTGCCCGTCGTCGTCGCCTCCGCCGAGGGCGCGTGGGTGACCGACATCGACGGCCGCCGGTACGTCGACATGCTCGCCGGGTACTCGGCGCTCAACTTCGGCCACGGCAACCCGCGGCTGATCGCCGCGGCGAAGGCGCAGCTGGACCGGGTGACGCTCACCTCGCGGGCCTTCCACCACGACCGGTTCGGCGAGTTCTGCCGGGGGCTCGCCGAGCTGTGCGGCAAGGACATGGTGCTGCCGATGAACACCGGGGCGGAGGCGGTGGAGACCGCGGTGAAGACCGCCCGCAAATGGGGCTACCAGGTCAAGGGCGTGCCGGACGGCCGGGCGAAGATCGTCGTCGCCGAGGGGAACTTCCACGGCCGCACCACCACGATCGTCAGTTTCTCCACCGATCCCGAGGCCCGCGCGGACTTCGGCCCGTACACGCCGGGCTTCACGATCGTCCCGTACGGCGACCTCGCCGCGATGGAGGCCGCGGTCGACGACGACACCGTGGCGGTGCTGATCGAGCCGATCCAGGGCGAGGCCGGCGTGCTCGTGCCGCCGCCCGGGTACCTCGCCGGGGTGCGGCGGCTCACCCGCGAGCGCGGGGTGCTCTTCGTCGCCGACGAGATCCAGTCCGGCCTCGGCCGCACCGGCCGCACCTTCGCCTGCGAGCACGAGGACGTGGTCCCCGACGTCTACGTCCTCGGCAAGGCGCTGGGCGGCGGGGTCGTCCCGGTCTCCGCGGTGGTCGCCTCCCGGGACGTGCTCGGCGTCTTCCACCCGGGCGAGCACGGCTCCACGTTCGGCGGGAACCCGCTGGCGTGCGCGGTCGGCATCGAGGTCGTCGACATGCTGCGGACCGGGGAGTACCAGCAGCGGGCCGCGGAACTCGGTGACCACCTGCATCGCGAGCTCGCGGCGATCGCCTCCGGCGGGGCGGTCACGGCGGTGCGCGGGCGCGGGCTGTGGGCCGGGCTCGACGTCGATCCCTCGCTCGGGAGCGGGCGCGCGCTCACCGAGCGGCTGCTCCGGCGGGGCGTGCTCGCCAAGGACACCCACGGGTCCACGATTCGGCTCGCGCCCCCGCTGACCATCTCCAAGGAGGATCTCGACTGGTCCCTGGAGCGTCTTCGCGACGCTTTGACCTGA
- a CDS encoding decaprenyl-phosphate phosphoribosyltransferase: MSEPAAVIEQSAPPALAVPDTGWTLATGLLRAARPRQWVKNGLVLAAPFAAARLLDLDEAIRLATALVLFIACSAAVYLINDARDAEADRAHPVKCRRPVASGQVPVSVAYTAGGLLAVLAPAVGALACNGHTAALLAAYVVMQLAYCLRLKHMLVVDLVIVTTGFLMRAMAGGLALNIDLSRWFLITSGFGALFMVAAKRYSELVLMSQRDGDLTATRALLGEYTIGYLRFVWQLAAGVAVLAYCLWALESSGGEHGLLPWRQLSMVPFTLSVLRYAVFADVGAAGEPEDVVLRDRPLLVIAMAWSALYVLAVVNS, encoded by the coding sequence ATGAGTGAACCCGCCGCCGTCATCGAGCAGTCGGCGCCGCCGGCGCTCGCCGTCCCCGACACCGGCTGGACCCTCGCCACCGGGCTGCTGCGGGCCGCCCGGCCCCGGCAGTGGGTGAAGAACGGGCTGGTGCTCGCCGCGCCGTTCGCCGCCGCCCGCCTGCTCGACCTCGACGAGGCGATACGGCTGGCGACCGCGCTGGTGCTCTTCATCGCCTGCTCGGCCGCGGTCTACCTGATCAACGACGCCCGCGACGCGGAGGCGGACCGGGCCCACCCGGTGAAGTGCCGCCGCCCGGTCGCCAGCGGCCAGGTCCCGGTCTCCGTCGCCTACACTGCCGGCGGCCTGCTCGCCGTCCTCGCCCCCGCCGTGGGCGCGCTCGCCTGCAACGGCCACACCGCCGCGCTGCTCGCCGCGTACGTGGTCATGCAACTCGCCTACTGCCTGCGGCTGAAGCACATGCTCGTGGTCGACCTCGTCATCGTCACCACCGGCTTCCTGATGCGGGCCATGGCCGGCGGGCTCGCCCTGAACATCGATCTCTCCCGCTGGTTCCTGATCACCTCCGGCTTCGGCGCGCTGTTCATGGTCGCCGCCAAGCGGTACTCCGAACTCGTCCTGATGTCGCAGCGCGACGGCGACCTGACCGCCACCCGCGCGCTGCTCGGCGAGTACACCATCGGCTATCTGCGGTTCGTCTGGCAGCTCGCGGCGGGCGTGGCCGTGCTCGCCTACTGCCTGTGGGCGCTGGAGAGCAGCGGCGGCGAGCACGGCCTGCTGCCCTGGCGGCAGTTGTCGATGGTCCCCTTCACCCTGTCGGTGCTGCGCTACGCGGTCTTCGCCGATGTCGGCGCCGCCGGTGAGCCCGAGGACGTGGTGCTGCGCGACCGCCCGCTGCTGGTGATCGCCATGGCCTGGAGCGCGCTGTACGTGCTCGCGGTGGTCAATTCGTGA
- a CDS encoding SCO4848 family membrane protein — protein sequence MKLSRRVSWFLVAFGVWSWIVWTTFVKNLWKDTSGLAFHHGDHSHPTAYFWIHLALAITSTILGTAIGVLGIRGLRALRRERDRVAGEQQQDLREQQQPSDPKPTEQPAAR from the coding sequence ATGAAGCTCAGCCGCCGCGTCTCCTGGTTCCTGGTCGCCTTCGGCGTGTGGTCCTGGATCGTCTGGACGACCTTTGTGAAGAATCTCTGGAAGGACACCAGCGGCCTCGCCTTCCACCACGGCGACCACTCCCACCCGACCGCGTACTTCTGGATTCACCTCGCCCTCGCGATCACCTCCACGATCCTCGGCACCGCGATCGGCGTCCTCGGCATCCGCGGCCTGCGGGCGCTGCGCCGCGAACGGGACCGCGTGGCGGGCGAGCAGCAGCAGGACCTGCGGGAGCAGCAGCAGCCGTCCGACCCGAAGCCGACCGAGCAGCCGGCCGCCCGCTGA
- a CDS encoding phosphatase PAP2 family protein: MFRPDHDLLTVLRGCGRQPYAAAAARGLSLAGEHGAVWLAAGLAGAAADPARRGAWLRATVLVAASHAASMAVKRVVRRPRPQLPPGAAPLVRTAGRHSFPSSHAASSAAAALAFGALAPAAPFRPLATAICLSRLVAGVHYPTDVAFGALLGATTARLGRDWTHRGVR; the protein is encoded by the coding sequence GTGTTCCGCCCGGATCACGACCTGCTGACCGTGCTGCGCGGCTGCGGCCGGCAGCCGTACGCCGCCGCCGCGGCAAGGGGGCTGTCGCTGGCCGGCGAGCACGGCGCGGTCTGGCTCGCCGCCGGGCTGGCCGGCGCGGCGGCCGACCCGGCCCGCCGCGGCGCGTGGCTGCGCGCCACCGTGCTGGTGGCCGCCTCGCACGCCGCGAGCATGGCCGTCAAGCGCGTGGTGCGCCGCCCGCGCCCGCAACTGCCGCCCGGAGCCGCGCCACTGGTGCGCACCGCCGGCCGGCACAGCTTCCCCAGCTCGCACGCCGCCTCCTCCGCCGCCGCCGCGCTCGCCTTCGGCGCGCTCGCCCCGGCCGCGCCCTTCCGCCCGCTCGCGACCGCGATCTGCCTGTCCCGGCTGGTCGCGGGCGTCCACTACCCGACCGATGTCGCCTTCGGCGCGCTGCTCGGCGCGACCACCGCCCGCCTCGGGCGGGACTGGACCCACAGGGGTGTGCGATGA
- a CDS encoding decaprenylphospho-beta-D-erythro-pentofuranosid-2-ulose 2-reductase, whose translation MKDAFGAPQSLLVLGGGSEIGLATARRLIARRTRRVHLAGRPSPALDAAAAELSALGADVHVTGFDALDPGSHEEVLGKVFAEGDIDMVLVAFGVLGDQARDEQEPLSAVRVAATNYTGAVSASLICGAALQRQGHGSLVVLSSVAGERARRENFIYGSSKAGLDAFTQGLGDALHPCGVHVMAVRPGFVRTRMTAHLPAAPLATTPEVVAAAIESGLRRRAEVIWVPGRLRPVMSALRHLPRPLFRRITTPR comes from the coding sequence ATGAAGGACGCGTTCGGGGCTCCCCAGTCCCTGCTGGTGCTCGGCGGCGGCTCCGAGATCGGGCTGGCCACCGCGCGGCGGCTGATCGCCCGCAGGACCCGGCGGGTGCACCTGGCCGGGCGGCCCTCCCCCGCGCTGGACGCCGCCGCGGCCGAGCTGTCCGCGCTCGGCGCCGACGTACACGTCACCGGCTTCGACGCGCTCGACCCGGGCTCGCACGAGGAGGTCCTCGGCAAGGTCTTCGCCGAGGGCGACATCGACATGGTGCTGGTCGCCTTCGGCGTGCTCGGGGACCAGGCGCGCGACGAGCAGGAGCCGCTGTCGGCCGTACGGGTCGCCGCGACCAACTACACCGGGGCGGTCTCGGCGTCCCTGATCTGCGGGGCGGCGCTCCAGCGCCAGGGGCACGGCTCCCTCGTCGTGCTCTCCTCCGTCGCCGGGGAGCGCGCCCGGCGGGAGAACTTCATCTACGGCAGCAGCAAGGCCGGGCTCGACGCGTTCACCCAGGGGCTCGGCGACGCGCTGCACCCCTGCGGGGTCCATGTCATGGCGGTACGGCCCGGATTCGTGCGGACCCGGATGACGGCGCATCTGCCCGCCGCGCCGCTCGCCACGACACCCGAGGTGGTTGCCGCCGCGATCGAGTCCGGCTTGCGGCGCCGGGCCGAGGTGATCTGGGTGCCGGGCCGGCTCCGCCCCGTCATGTCCGCCCTCCGCCACCTCCCCCGCCCCCTCTTCCGCCGCATTACGACTCCGCGGTAA
- a CDS encoding AAA family ATPase: MNVQGIEEVRLTAFKSFRDQVLPLAPLTTLIGRNSSGKSNALDGLEVLSRLARGEDITEALESRRGPEGAVRGGLAGCVPHGSDRFSLGCSVRTKRGPIQLDVTVQVEPEVQIIEERLTARTDDGRQDMLVSRESNAEHGDVVATWHNGKPGRDPQLRFRGSRLLTAQLPLRVDGETPGGKYAVRCAETMISTLEGVFHLDPVPHLMRQYVPSRDSSLRRTAENLSAAVGNIERTDGPLFGRLVELLRGLADHEIETLAVTRSELGDVMIALNEGPLGLTPAREMSDGMLRFLAITTSLLTGGGGLDLGPSTTERDERSLMLVIEELENGLHPSQASEVLGLVRQAGAANSTQVLITTHSPALLSALDSEDHEGVVVCWRDPDTGTSRLTRLTELDGYPAAMAAGSLGEVVTRGRLETRPPRDRDYTEFDRLLGIG, translated from the coding sequence GTGAACGTCCAGGGCATCGAAGAGGTGCGGCTGACCGCCTTCAAGAGCTTTCGCGACCAGGTCCTCCCCCTTGCCCCGCTGACCACGCTCATCGGTCGCAACAGCAGCGGGAAGTCCAACGCGCTCGACGGTCTCGAAGTGCTGTCCCGGCTCGCCCGGGGCGAGGACATCACCGAGGCGCTGGAGAGCCGCCGCGGTCCGGAAGGCGCGGTCCGGGGCGGACTGGCGGGGTGCGTCCCGCACGGCTCCGACCGTTTCTCGCTCGGGTGCAGCGTGCGGACGAAGCGTGGACCGATCCAGCTCGACGTGACCGTCCAGGTCGAGCCCGAGGTGCAGATCATCGAGGAGCGGCTGACGGCCCGGACCGACGACGGCCGCCAGGACATGCTGGTGAGCCGCGAGTCGAACGCGGAGCACGGCGATGTGGTGGCCACCTGGCACAACGGAAAACCCGGCAGGGACCCGCAACTCCGGTTCCGCGGCTCCCGCCTTCTGACCGCACAGCTCCCGTTGCGCGTCGACGGTGAGACGCCCGGCGGCAAGTACGCCGTGCGGTGCGCCGAGACGATGATCTCCACGCTGGAGGGCGTCTTCCACCTCGACCCCGTCCCCCACCTCATGCGCCAGTACGTCCCCTCACGCGACAGCAGCCTGCGCCGTACCGCCGAGAACCTGTCCGCCGCGGTGGGGAACATCGAGCGCACCGACGGGCCCCTCTTCGGGCGCCTGGTGGAGTTGCTGCGCGGCCTCGCCGATCACGAGATCGAGACGCTCGCGGTCACCCGTTCCGAACTCGGCGACGTCATGATCGCGCTCAACGAGGGCCCGCTCGGCCTCACACCCGCCCGGGAGATGAGCGACGGGATGCTCCGCTTCCTGGCCATCACGACCTCGCTCCTCACCGGCGGTGGCGGGCTCGACCTGGGGCCTTCCACCACCGAGCGGGACGAACGCTCGCTGATGCTGGTGATCGAGGAACTGGAGAACGGCCTCCATCCGTCCCAGGCGTCCGAGGTGCTCGGGCTGGTCCGCCAGGCCGGTGCGGCCAACAGCACCCAGGTGCTCATCACCACGCACAGCCCGGCGCTGCTCTCCGCACTCGATTCCGAGGATCACGAGGGCGTGGTGGTCTGCTGGCGCGATCCCGACACGGGGACCAGCCGCCTGACCCGGCTCACCGAACTCGACGGCTATCCCGCGGCCATGGCAGCGGGCTCACTCGGCGAAGTGGTCACCCGCGGACGCCTCGAAACCCGCCCGCCCCGCGATCGCGACTACACCGAGTTCGACCGACTGCTGGGGATCGGGTGA
- the trpS gene encoding tryptophan--tRNA ligase, with product MANLRPRALSGIQPTASSFHLGNYLGAIRQYVAMQDTHDAFYMVVDLHAITVPQDPATLRANTRLAAAQLLAAGLDPERCTLFVQSHVPEHAQLGWLMNCITGFGEASRMTQFKDKSARQGADSTTVGLFTYPILQVADILLYQADAVPVGEDQRQHIELTRDLAERFNGRFGQTFNLPAAHIVREVAKIYDLQDPTAKMSKSAASAKGLVNLLDEPKASAKKFRGAVTDTDTVIRYDETEKPGISNLLRIHSALTGTGIAELEERYAGKGYGALKTDLAEIFVAWVTPFRERTQEYLGDPETLDSVLAKGAEKARAVAAETLALAYDRIGFLPAKH from the coding sequence ATGGCCAACCTGCGACCTCGTGCCCTGTCCGGCATCCAGCCCACTGCCAGCTCGTTCCACCTGGGCAACTACCTGGGTGCGATCCGGCAGTACGTCGCGATGCAGGACACCCACGACGCCTTCTACATGGTGGTGGACCTGCACGCGATCACCGTGCCGCAGGACCCGGCGACGCTGCGCGCCAACACCCGGCTGGCGGCCGCGCAGCTGCTGGCCGCGGGCCTGGACCCGGAGCGCTGCACGCTCTTCGTGCAGAGCCACGTGCCCGAGCACGCGCAGCTCGGCTGGCTGATGAACTGCATCACCGGCTTCGGCGAGGCGTCCCGGATGACGCAGTTCAAGGACAAGTCGGCCCGGCAGGGCGCCGACAGCACCACCGTGGGCCTGTTCACGTACCCGATCCTCCAGGTCGCCGACATCCTGCTCTACCAGGCCGACGCGGTGCCGGTCGGCGAGGACCAGCGGCAGCACATCGAGCTGACCCGGGACCTCGCCGAGCGGTTCAACGGGCGTTTCGGCCAGACCTTCAACCTGCCCGCGGCCCACATCGTGCGCGAGGTCGCGAAGATCTACGACCTCCAGGACCCGACCGCGAAGATGAGCAAGTCCGCGGCCTCCGCGAAGGGTCTGGTCAACCTGCTCGACGAGCCGAAGGCGTCGGCGAAGAAGTTCCGCGGCGCGGTCACGGACACCGACACGGTCATCCGGTACGACGAAACGGAAAAGCCGGGCATCAGCAACCTGCTCAGGATTCACTCCGCCCTCACTGGCACCGGAATCGCCGAACTCGAGGAGCGATACGCGGGCAAGGGCTACGGTGCGCTCAAGACCGACCTCGCGGAGATCTTCGTGGCGTGGGTCACACCGTTCCGCGAGCGCACGCAGGAGTATCTGGGAGACCCCGAGACGCTGGACTCCGTTCTGGCCAAGGGAGCCGAGAAGGCACGGGCCGTCGCCGCCGAGACGCTGGCGCTGGCGTACGACCGGATCGGCTTCCTGCCGGCGAAGCACTGA
- a CDS encoding ATP-binding protein, with protein sequence MNGEISTLTTTFTRRLPSGRHGARLARRLALSRLAEWGVPGDGESADAVASVASVVAELAANAVTHGRVPGRDFELRLGWDPGAGVVRIEVSDACGERRPVLARVRPGDEAESGRGLLLVQALARAWGVSSREVGKTVWAEVALDEGPQGARP encoded by the coding sequence ATGAATGGCGAAATCTCCACCCTGACCACCACATTCACCCGGCGCCTGCCCTCGGGTCGGCACGGTGCCCGCCTCGCGCGCCGGCTCGCGCTCAGCCGGCTCGCGGAGTGGGGCGTGCCGGGCGACGGCGAGTCGGCGGACGCGGTGGCGTCGGTGGCGTCGGTGGTGGCCGAGTTGGCCGCGAACGCGGTGACGCACGGGCGGGTGCCCGGCCGGGACTTCGAGTTGCGGCTCGGGTGGGACCCGGGCGCGGGCGTCGTACGGATCGAGGTGAGCGACGCGTGCGGGGAGCGGCGGCCGGTGCTCGCGCGGGTACGGCCGGGAGACGAGGCGGAGTCGGGCCGAGGACTGCTGCTGGTGCAGGCGCTGGCGCGGGCGTGGGGTGTCTCGTCGCGCGAGGTCGGCAAGACGGTGTGGGCGGAAGTGGCCCTGGACGAAGGCCCGCAGGGGGCGCGTCCGTAG
- a CDS encoding FAD-binding oxidoreductase translates to MPVPLAPATTPVTGWGRTAPTAARLLRPGTYEEVVEAVRACDGRGAIARGLGRAYGDAAQNAGGAVLDMTALDRIHEIDAVGGVVTCDAGVSLHRLMEVLLPLGWFVPVTPGTRYVTVGGAIGADIHGKNHHVSGSFSRHVLAFELLTGDGETRLVTPEAEPELFWATAGGMGLTGVVLAATIQLLPVETSLMTVDTERATDLDDLMARMTTADHHYRYSVAWIDLLARGARTGRAVLTRGDHAPLEALPERARRAPLAFRPRRLPAPPRPAPDGLLGRTTVGLFNEFWYRKAPRERRGQLQKLATFFHPLDGLPDWNLVYGRAGFVQYQFVVGHGQEETLRSVVRRLSTRGCPSFLAVLKRFGSGDPGWLSFPMAGWTLALDIPAGLPGLGALLDELDEAVAAAGGRVYLAKDSRLRPDMLARMYPRLDDFRSLRARHDPRGAITSDLARRLAL, encoded by the coding sequence ATGCCCGTACCGCTCGCGCCGGCCACCACCCCCGTCACCGGCTGGGGCCGCACCGCCCCGACCGCCGCCCGGCTGCTGCGCCCGGGCACGTACGAGGAGGTCGTCGAGGCGGTACGGGCCTGCGACGGCCGCGGCGCCATCGCCCGGGGCCTGGGCCGGGCGTACGGCGACGCGGCGCAGAACGCGGGCGGCGCGGTGCTGGACATGACCGCGCTGGACCGTATCCACGAGATCGACGCCGTCGGCGGCGTGGTCACCTGCGACGCGGGGGTGTCGCTGCACCGGCTGATGGAGGTGCTGCTGCCGCTCGGCTGGTTCGTGCCGGTCACCCCCGGGACCCGCTACGTCACCGTCGGCGGCGCGATCGGCGCCGACATCCACGGCAAGAACCACCACGTCTCGGGCTCCTTCAGCCGGCACGTGCTCGCCTTCGAGCTGCTGACCGGCGACGGCGAGACCCGGCTGGTGACCCCGGAGGCGGAGCCGGAGCTGTTCTGGGCGACCGCCGGCGGGATGGGCCTGACCGGGGTGGTGCTGGCCGCCACGATCCAACTGCTGCCGGTCGAGACGTCGTTGATGACCGTGGACACCGAGCGGGCCACCGACCTGGACGACCTGATGGCCCGGATGACCACCGCCGACCACCACTACCGCTACTCGGTGGCCTGGATCGACCTGCTCGCCCGTGGCGCCCGCACCGGCCGGGCCGTGCTCACCCGCGGCGACCACGCCCCGCTCGAAGCGCTGCCGGAGCGGGCCCGCCGCGCCCCCCTCGCGTTCCGCCCGCGCCGGCTGCCGGCCCCGCCGCGCCCCGCGCCCGACGGGCTGCTCGGCCGCACCACCGTCGGGCTGTTCAACGAGTTCTGGTACCGCAAGGCGCCCCGCGAGCGGCGCGGCCAGCTCCAGAAGCTCGCCACCTTCTTCCACCCGCTGGACGGCCTGCCGGACTGGAACCTCGTCTACGGCCGGGCCGGCTTCGTGCAGTACCAGTTCGTGGTCGGACACGGCCAGGAGGAGACGCTGCGTTCGGTGGTGCGCCGGCTGAGCACCCGCGGCTGCCCGTCGTTCCTCGCGGTGCTCAAACGGTTCGGGTCGGGCGATCCGGGCTGGCTCTCCTTCCCGATGGCCGGGTGGACCCTCGCGCTGGACATCCCCGCGGGGCTGCCGGGGCTCGGCGCGCTCCTCGACGAGCTCGACGAGGCGGTCGCGGCCGCCGGCGGCCGGGTCTACCTCGCCAAGGACTCCCGGCTGCGGCCCGACATGCTCGCCCGGATGTACCCGCGGCTGGACGACTTCCGTTCCCTGCGCGCCCGCCACGACCCGCGCGGCGCCATCACCTCGGACCTGGCGCGGCGGCTCGCGCTGTGA
- a CDS encoding D-alanyl-D-alanine carboxypeptidase family protein: MAKTVTSALKASAASLTALLLGGTVLAGTAQAAPAKPKTPSPPAVMSKVGGDRMSLPGTQVNAAAGVPALPKGITARSWIVTDAETGDVLAEHNAHWKLAPASTLKMLLADMLIPKLPASTVHKVVPSDLKGMGEGSSLVGIKENLTYTVKDLWLGVFLRSGNDAVHVLSAMNHGVPATVADMNAEAHELQADDTHVVSPDGYDMPGQVSSAYDLTLFARAGLQLPEFREYCSTVTAKFPGDYKKVKHPKKGQPGKTRESFQIQNTDRLLSGDYDVKPYPGIAGVKNGDTTNAGATYTGVAERGGRKLLVTVMHPDPAVSGHNAVYREAASLLDWGFKAAPTVKPVGTLVPPLSQLPAPKTSAPSSVATDGRTAVAAASSSSSSSSRGLWTAAGITAATLVVLAAVIIVVRRRRPLPSAVVPSGASRSAVRDLPLRASPPAQRTAPDQEQTQGQTKAQQPGTSPDRPASRRRPRSLRKH; this comes from the coding sequence GTGGCCAAGACAGTGACCTCAGCCCTGAAAGCGTCCGCGGCGTCCCTGACCGCCCTCCTGCTGGGAGGGACCGTGCTGGCCGGCACCGCACAGGCCGCGCCGGCCAAGCCGAAGACGCCCAGCCCGCCGGCGGTGATGTCGAAGGTCGGCGGCGACCGGATGAGCCTGCCGGGCACGCAGGTGAACGCGGCCGCGGGCGTGCCCGCGCTCCCGAAGGGCATCACCGCGCGTTCGTGGATCGTCACGGACGCCGAGACCGGCGACGTCCTCGCGGAGCACAACGCGCACTGGAAGCTCGCCCCGGCCAGCACCCTGAAGATGCTGCTGGCCGACATGCTCATACCGAAGCTGCCGGCGTCGACCGTGCACAAGGTGGTGCCCTCGGACCTGAAGGGCATGGGCGAGGGCAGCAGCCTGGTCGGGATCAAGGAGAACCTGACCTACACCGTGAAGGACCTGTGGCTCGGGGTGTTCCTGCGCTCGGGCAACGACGCGGTGCACGTCCTGTCGGCGATGAACCACGGCGTCCCGGCGACCGTCGCCGACATGAACGCCGAGGCGCACGAACTCCAGGCCGACGACACCCACGTGGTCTCGCCGGACGGCTACGACATGCCCGGCCAGGTCAGCAGCGCGTACGACCTGACGCTGTTCGCCCGCGCGGGGCTCCAGCTCCCCGAGTTCCGCGAGTACTGCTCGACGGTCACCGCGAAGTTCCCGGGCGACTACAAGAAGGTCAAGCACCCCAAGAAGGGCCAGCCGGGCAAGACCCGGGAGTCCTTCCAGATCCAGAACACCGACCGCCTGCTCAGCGGTGACTACGACGTGAAGCCGTACCCGGGCATCGCCGGGGTGAAGAACGGCGACACGACGAACGCCGGCGCCACGTACACCGGGGTCGCCGAGCGCGGCGGGCGCAAGCTGCTGGTCACCGTGATGCACCCGGACCCGGCGGTGTCGGGGCACAACGCGGTCTACCGCGAGGCGGCGTCGCTGCTGGACTGGGGCTTCAAGGCCGCGCCGACGGTCAAGCCGGTCGGCACCCTGGTGCCTCCGCTGAGCCAGCTGCCCGCGCCCAAGACGTCGGCGCCGTCGTCCGTCGCGACGGACGGGCGGACCGCGGTCGCCGCCGCGTCGTCCTCTTCCTCTTCGTCGTCCCGCGGGCTGTGGACGGCGGCCGGGATCACCGCCGCGACCCTGGTGGTGCTGGCCGCGGTGATCATCGTCGTGCGGCGTCGCCGTCCGCTTCCGTCCGCGGTGGTTCCCAGCGGTGCGAGCCGGAGCGCGGTGCGGGACCTCCCGCTCCGGGCGTCTCCCCCCGCTCAGCGGACCGCGCCGGATCAGGAGCAGACGCAGGGGCAGACGAAGGCGCAGCAGCCAGGGACTTCTCCGGACCGCCCGGCGAGCCGGCGCCGTCCCCGCTCCCTCCGGAAGCACTGA
- a CDS encoding GtrA family protein → MWPELMGFALAGGAAYAADLGLFVWLRGPGGMGPLTAKSLSFLAGCSVAYLGNALGTYRGRGPVRGSRARRYGAFFAVNLAGALVQLACLGFSHYVLGRTSARADVVSGAGVGMVLATALRFWGTRTLVFSSAARRDGRGRRRPDEGPAQPAGVQATGEGSRPTWTG, encoded by the coding sequence ATGTGGCCGGAGTTGATGGGGTTCGCGCTGGCCGGAGGGGCCGCGTACGCCGCCGACCTCGGGCTGTTCGTGTGGCTGCGCGGGCCGGGCGGGATGGGGCCGCTGACCGCGAAGTCGCTGTCGTTCCTGGCCGGCTGCTCGGTGGCGTACCTCGGCAACGCGCTGGGCACCTACCGCGGTCGCGGCCCGGTCCGGGGCAGCCGGGCGCGGCGGTACGGCGCCTTCTTCGCGGTGAACCTCGCCGGGGCGCTGGTGCAGTTGGCGTGCCTGGGCTTCTCGCACTACGTCCTCGGCCGCACCTCGGCGCGCGCCGACGTGGTCTCCGGCGCGGGCGTCGGGATGGTGCTGGCCACCGCGCTGCGGTTCTGGGGCACCCGGACGCTGGTGTTCAGCTCCGCCGCCCGCCGGGACGGGCGCGGCCGGCGACGCCCGGACGAGGGGCCCGCGCAGCCCGCGGGCGTGCAGGCAACCGGGGAGGGTAGCCGCCCGACATGGACTGGTTGA